From Scytonema millei VB511283:
CGGATGCCACGCGATTCTAGGACTCGCCAAGGATGCCCGAGGCGATTCTCAGAAATTTGTCCGCCATAGGCGTGCAAGCCGATATAGTCGCTCACCTCAGCAATCCCAGCGTCTAACATTTCGTCTAACAGACCGGATTCAATTCCCATTACGGGCGGCGATTCAATTTTGATATTTGGATCGATGGATTTGGCTGTTTCGTAAGCGATCCGCGTCATATCGACGCATTCTTGAGCTGACATCTTACCGTTGCCGTAGTCGAGGTCGGGTTCGTTATCGATAATGTAGTAAGAAATCTTGCCCTTGTAACGCATCATGACATTGCGAGCAAAATAACGGAAATTTGCCTTCCACTGCTCGTAGTTGCCGTCTCGATTGACGTGCATCCGTGCCGATAGTACCAAATGAATTTTGAGTCCGGCGTTGAGGTAGCGATCGATTGCTGCATCTCTGGCTGACCAATTGAAACCAGCGCCCTCTGTAAAACCGCCAACACCATCCATACCCATACGGGCGACTTCTAAATTTAAGTCCTTTGTGTGCTGGATGGAGCGATCGACATATTCTGGCTCGGTGTTGTAACCAGTGCCGTTATTAATCCCTAAGTAACTCGTTAGCGCCCGTGCTGGTAGAGTGTAGAGGAGAGCCGAGGCAACAAAAATAGAGGCAATTGTTTTAGGCTTTAGCGATCGCAATAGCGATTTGTTTTGAGCTAGGTGTTGGATCTTTTGGTGTAAATTCATCTTGTACCCTGATAAGTTGACAAGCGACTGCCAGCCCCATGTATCACTCAACGCGACTAGAATTGTGCGAGTGTGGGACAAGTTACGCAGATTTGTACTTGCTTTTGCCCTCAGCAGTTTTGATTAGAAAAATTGTGGTTAGGGGCAGAGCGTTTAATTCAAGTAGCTTTTTAAGTAGATGAAAAACACTCTATTTCAGTGCAGTTATGCAATAGAGAAGTGTAATGAGTTGGATAAGTTGTGGATCGTTACACCTCATACAAATCTAAGTTTTGGCAGATACAGATCGGTTACTTTACAGTAGCTTTAAAAAGCTAAGCTAAACCTAAAGTATTCTCGCTCTAGTATGCATTCAAGCGAAAATTTACTGATTTATTGAGTAGGTAATTTCTCAGAGCAGATTGCAGTTATAGACTTGGAAGAACATAAAGCATAAAATCAGCCGAAATTCAAGCTAGACAAGCAGAAAACATTAATAAAACACCTGTATTAGCTCGCCTAAAATAAATTGCATATATGCTTGAAAGCCTATGAAGCAGAGGATTTTATTCAAAGTGACACTTATCGAGTTGCGATCGCAGACTTACCAGTAGTAGAATTACGGTACTTTTGGCGAGTAATTATATTTTTTTTGATATATTAAAATATTACAGTCATCTGTAAGCCTTTTTTAGACTGCTCTTCACAAATTTCTAATAAAATGATGGGGGACAATTTGACATTTGCTTATTTAGCTAGATGGGTCATTATTTGAATAAAAATTTTTCTTAGTTAAATTTCGGTAATTGCACTGACTGATTTGTCTTAGTGCCAAATGCAACAGAAAACTTATTCGATGTGTGTTTCTTAGTTGACTTTTATAATCAAACTTAAGCACTCCTGTCTCAGCGATTTCTAATCGCCCCTATACTCAAATTGCACTTTGCGTCTTTGCGCCTAACGCTTCGCTAACGCCTTCGCCTTCGCTATCGCTAACGCCTTCGGCTAATGCGTGACCCACAAAATCCATCACCGCCTATAAGCCAGAGCAAAACGCTCAATCCCTGCTAAATCTGCATAAATTTGAATATTAATATAACTTCCCTGCTGCTGTAACAACTCGCTTACAGTTGTAGCCTGTCCCGCCATCATTTCAATTAACCAAACACCACCCGATCGCAAATAATTTGGCGCAGTTGCAACCAAATGACGAATGCAATCCAAACCATCTGCACCACCATCCAAAGCTGAATGCGGTTCGTGATTGGCAACTTCTGGTTGTAGTTGTGGAACTAAATCGCTAGGAATATAAGGCGGATTTGACACCATTCCACAAACTTGACCTTGGAGAAATTCTAACGGCTCCCACCAATTTCCTAAATAGAACTTCAGCCGATCGCTATACCCTAAATTTTGAGCGTTACTTTGGGCAATTACCAAAGCCGAAGAACTGCGATCGACAGCATGAACTTCAGCTCCCGGAAAAACAGCAGCTAACCCAATTGCGATCGCGCCGCTGCCCGTACCCAAATCGACCCAATCTCCCCGTTCTAATCCAGTCACAGAACTTTTGTGAACCGCTTCAACTGCCAGATCGATTAAAATTTCTGTTTCCGGTCGCGGAATTAAAACAGCGGGAGAAACTGCTAGCTTAAAATCCCGCCAGGGTGTAGTCCGGGCAATATATTGTACTGGTAAGCGTTCTTGCAACCGCTTCTGCCACAAGCGATTCAACTCAGCTAAAGGTAACTTCAACTGAATTTGCGGTTGGTGCTTATATAACTCCAATCGCAGGGAAAGAGGATCTAACCCTGCGATTTCTTGCAGCAACCAGTCTAGTTCTGTAGGCGAGACATCAGCCGCGATCGCATCTATTGCAGCCTGCTGTCGCCATTGCCACAGTTCTAGACCAGATGTATTCATTTCGAGTGGTTCGGAATTAAGGCTTTTTAGCTGGTTGGTTGGGTGCTGCTGGTTGAAGCGATCGCACGAAGTCAATTGATTCTTTAGGAGGAACCAAAACAATTTGACTTAAACCCTGGTCGTTGCGAGTTTGCATTGCTTGCAAAACTCCCTCCAAATTGACAACTTGGATTTCAATCGTCGAAGCTAGATCGGGCTTCTGTTTCTTGAAGCGTTCCAGCATTGCTTGTAATTCAGTTTTATTGAAAAAGAAAGGAATGACTTGCTGATCTGCTTGCTTGATTGTCAGATATCCCTTTTCTTTTCCAGCTTTAGCGACAAATAACGGCGTTCCCTTAAATTGCTCCGGCTTTTGACCGCTTTGCTGTAGTAATGTTTTTGCAGCGTCAACCTGCTGCTGTCCTGGGACAAAGGCAAAGTTGGGAGAATTAGGCTTTTTCTTATTTGTTTGCTCTAGCTTATAGACTTCTGCTAGAGAGACAGGAACAACTCTGACATTTTTCGCTAATTCTGGATTTTTCTGCTTCAGGCGATCGATAAATGCCTGTGCGTCTTGGCGATTGATAAAGACTCCGGCGACTCCCGACTTATCTTTTTGGTCTGGTACGGAAGCTACCAGTGGTGCGCCCTTATTATCCGTGATTGTAAACATTGGCACAGGTCCAAGCTTTTGCAAGATTTGCTGTTCTGGCAAAGCCAAGACTTCTAAAGCGCCCATTGTCGTCGTACCAATAATGGTACTTCCCACCACTCCTAACGTTGCACTCCAGCGAATCACCGATTTTATAACTGATTTCATGAGTATTCCTGACATCAATGACCAGATTGTGTTTCTTCCAGTGGTGGTAAAAATACCCACCCAACTAGTTGTAGTTATGGTAGCAGTGTCTTGGCAAGAGGGTTGACTCAACCAATGCGATCGCCACCAACTCTTGCTGACGGTACAAACCCACTCGTTGTTCGCCTTCTTGGAATATTTTAAGAATTAAATAGATTTGTTAATAGAAGGGAGCAGTTATCAGTGAACAGTTATCAGTTATCAGTTATCAGTTATCAGGAAGCCGTGACCAGGGAGCCGTGTCTAGTGTCCAGTGACGACCAGTGACCAGCGATCTCTTCTCACGCGCCACGCACCACTCTCTTACCAACTACCAATGACCAATGACCAATGACCAATGACCAATGACCAATGACGACCTTGCGAAAGATCGCACCACTATACCTGCAAATCTAAATCGGGATGACAGGATTTGAACCTGCGACATCCTGCTCCCAAAGCAGGCGCGCTACCAAGCTGCGCTACATCCCGTAGCTGACACTCTTTCTAGAGTAACACAAGTACCCCAAAAATTAACTCAGAAGTTTCAATAAGATATTAAAAACTTTGTATAGAGCAAGCTTAAGTAGAAGTTATATCTAGATTGACCCAAGTTTGAGCTTCACCACCAGGTTCGATGTAAATTAGATCGGTTCCCGTATTTAAAGCATTGCGGGGAGCCGTCCAAGGCTCCAAACAATAGTAGTCCTTGCCCTTAATTGTCCAGAAAACTAGCGTACCGTAATAATTACTGCTCCATGTTAGTTGTAAACGCTGAGCATTGTCGCTGACAGTCGCTTTTTGGTTTGAGAGGGGTCGGAAGGCTAAATCGAGTTCTTCTAGCTCGAAATCAAAATTGCCGCTGAAAGCGTGCATCTCCTTCGTAATTTGATTTTGAAACTGAGTTGCTGGGATTTCAAATTTCAAATCTGTTTTGTCAGAAACTTGGAAATAAGGGTGTAACCCGGTCGAAAATGGCATGGGAGCAGACGAGCGATTGACAAACCGCTGCCAGATGCCCAGCCAGTTACCTTTAAACTCATAGGTAAACTCTACTTGGAAGTCGAACGGGTAAACCGTGCGAGTTTGCTCGTTGCTATTCAGAACGAGCGTGAGACTAGCACTGTCATTGTTAGTTTGAGAGTTTGTCACTTCCCAAGGTAAATCGCGAGCAAAACCATGCTGTTTCAGGGTATATTGCTGCCCTTGATACGTATAGGTGTTATCCGGTAAGTTACCGCAGATCGGAAACAAAATCGGAATTCCCCCTCTTATGCTCATTTCAGGACGAGCAAACCGTTCTGCGTCCAAGTAGAGAATTTCTCGTCCCTGGACGCGCCAGCGAGTAATAATTCCACCTCGTTCTGGCACGACTTCCAACAGCGAATCAGTAGATGCATCCGTCAGAACGTAGGTTTGGTATTGTTTTTGATGTTGGGTAATTTCAAACACGGCTATCCAAAGCGTAGTTGACTTTTGACTGTTAACTGTTAACGGTGAACTGTCAACAGTCAACTTTTTTATTCGTCTTCCGCAAAAATGAAGCGATACAGTTCGCTGGGATCGGGTTCGGGACTGCTTTCAGCAAATTGTACGGCTTCGTCAATCGTCTGCTGAATTTTGCGATCGATCGCCTTAAGTTCTTCCTGCTGGACGAGGTTTTGCTCGACCAAATAAGCTGCTAATCTCGTAATTGGATCGCGGGCAAACCAAAACTCTTTTTCTGTCTTGGTACGCAGCTCGTCAGGATCGGCAAGAGAGTGACCTCGGAACCGATAGGTGAGGGCTTCAATGAGAGTAGGTCCTTCTCCGGCACGGGCGCGGGCTACTGCCTCTCTAGCTACGGCGTGGACTGCTAGCACATCCATTCCGTCTACTTCGACTCCCTCCATGCCAAACACACTGGCTTTTTTATAAATTTCTGGCTGGGAAGTTGCCCGTTCGTGCGCCATCCCGATCGCCCACTTATTATTTTCGACAACAAATAAAATCGGTAATTTCCACAAAGCCGCCATATTTAGCGTTTCGTAGAACTGACCGTTGTTGCAGGCTCCATCGCCAAAAAAGCAAGCCGTCACCTGGTCGGCGGTTGCATCTCCTAGCGCTTCGCGACGATACTTAGACTGAAATGCTGCACCAGCAGCGACGGGAATGCCTTCAGCGACAAAAGCATAGCCACCAAGCAAGCGATGCTCGGCAGAAAACATATGCATCGAACCGCCACGCCCTTTACTACAGCCTGTAGCCTTACCGAATAACTCTGCCAACACTTCTTTAGCAGGAACTCCCGCACTTAGAGCATGGACGTGATCGCGGTAAGTGCTGCAAACATAATCTTCTCCCGGTCGCATTGCTTGGATTACGCCAGAAGAGACGGCTTCTTGACCGTTATATAGGTGAACGAAGCCAAACATCTTACCGCGATAATACATTTCGGCGCATTTGTCTTCAAACATGCGCCCCAAAACCATATCCTCGTAAAGCACTAGCCCTTGTTCTCTGGTGATTTGGGCTGTAGCAGCGTGAAAAACGGGTAAAGTCCGCTCCTGAACCATTACTATGTAATACCTTTGCGATCGCTAATATGAAATTATTTTTTAAGATAACCTGTTATCAGTTATCAGTGATTAGTGACTGGTGGCTAGTGGCTAGTAAGAATCTAGTCACTAGCCACTAGCCACTATTAAGTAAAATTTCAGTTCGCAACGACTCAACGATCCATGCTTCAAGCTGGTAGATAAAATAACTTTGAGGTTAAAATCCACAAGTTATCATATAGGCACGTTTTGCCAAGCTACGGACAAACGCTGTCGCTTGACATCTCGATATAAATAAACTGTTTATTTTCTCACGGTGCAGGGGAGCTTAACTGTGCGCGTTCCATTAGATTACTATCGCATCTTGGGACTACCACCCAATTTTTTTCAGCCGATGAGTGCGGAACAGTTGCAACAAGCTTACCGCGATCGCACCGCGCAGCTGCCGCAACGCGAGTATTCTTTGACAGCGATCGAGATTCGCAATCAACTCATATCTCTCGCCTATCGAGTCCTGTCCGATCCCCAACAGCGACAGCGCTACGATGCTGAATATCGTGCCTCTGCCGATGAATTAGCAAATAGTGGGGTGATGAATGGTGCTGCGGATGGCGAATTTGATGAAGAATTGAACGCGCCGTCTGAGGGTTTCGAGCGTAATTTTGAACTGGAACCTGAAACCGATCGCCTCAGCATTGAAATTATCGACGAGCTGCTGATCGGAGCGCTGATAATTCTGCAAGATGCGGGGGAATGCGAACTGGTACTGAACTTAGGTCAGTCTTTCCTCAGCAATAGCGATCTCGAAGCAGATAGCGACGCTCAAAGCGATCGCCCTGATATTGTCCTAGCTGTGGCTCTTGCCTATCTACAACAAGGACGAGAGCAATGGCAGAACGATCGGTATGAAAATGCAGCTGTTTCTCTCCAAGCAGGGTATAGCTTGTTAGAACAAGAAAGGCTATTTCCCGATACTGCTGCCGAAATTGCTGCCGATCTAGAAAAACTGCGCCCCTATCGCATTTTAGAATTGGTGTCGCAACCCGAATCTCACATTGCCGAAAGGCAGCGAGGGTTGCAGCTGTTACAGGATATTTTGCGCGATCGCCAAGGGATTGAAGGTACTGGCAATGATGGTTCGGGTCTGAGTATTGAGGATTTTCTCGGCTTTATTCAACAACTACGAGACTACCTCACAGCGGCAGAACAACAAAGTCTATTTGAAGCAGAAAGCCAACGTCCTTCAGCAGTAGCAACGTATTTAGCTGTCTACGCCTCCATTGCCAAGGGGTTTGCGGCACGAATGCCCGCATTGATTCACCAAGCCAAAATCCTGCTGCTGCGGTTGGGAAAACGCCAAGATTTATATCTAGAACAAGCAATCTGCTCTCTGCTGCTAGGTCAAACAGTAGAAGCAACTGAAGCCCTTCAACACAGTCAAGAACAAGAACCTCTAGCCGTTATCCGCAAAAATTCTCAAGGTGCGCCCGATCTTTTACCTGGTTTGTGTCTGTACAGCGAAACGTGGTTACAAACAGAAGTCTTTCCTCACTTTCGCGATTTAGCGACTCGAACGGCTTCGCTCAAAGACTATTTTGCCGATCCTGGCGTACAGGAATACTTAGAAGCTTTACCAAGCCAGCCTGACTATGCGATCGCAGAATACCAGTTTGTCGCTCCAGCAGACCGCGCTACGGACAGCAACGAGCAGGTAGCAGCCAGAAATGGGCAACGACAGATCGCAGCTAGTGCCGTAACCAGCAGAGGAGCAGGGGAGCTAGGGGGCAGAGGAGATGAAAACTCCTCTCCAGGAACTGTGGCTGTGTTGTCCAATCCCGAGCCAGTGACGGCAAGCTCAAGTGTTACGCAGGCAACTTCTGGGGTGGAAAAAGCTACACCACCTCGCCAGCGCCGCAATTCAAAAAATCGTCCGCCACAGCGAGGGAGTTATGGTAATGGCAAGGATCGCCGTAGTGGAGCGCTCGGTTTTGGTTCTCTCAAGATCGGTCGTTTGGCAATACTGTTAGGTGGCGGGACTCTCGGTCTAGCTATCTTGTGGTTTCTCAGCAGTCAAATCTTCGCCTTATTCCACAGAACCGCGACTCCACCCGCCGCAACTCCACCTATAGTTCAACAGCCGCCTGTTGTCTCAGAACGATTAGTCGTAGAGTTGAACCAACCGCCTGTAGCAATTCCTCGACCGCAGCCAAAGCCAGCAGCACCAAAACCATTGAATCGGGATACAGCTGCTCCAGTCGTTCAAGCTTGGCTAGCGGCGAAAGCTGCCGCTTTTGGCTCGGAACACGCGACGGATAAATTAAAGCAAATTCTGGTCGAACCAGCTTTATCTCAGTGGCAAAAGCGCGTTCAAGACGATCTGCTCAATCGTCGCGTCCGGCAATACAAGCACAGTCTTCAGGTCAATGGCGTGAGAAATGACCCAAAAAACAGCGATCGCGCCCAAATAGAAGCGACTGTTGTGGAAGTCGCCCAGATCTACGAGCGAAACCGCCTGAATCGAGCCGCTTCTTATAATGAAAAGCTGCGCGTGCAGTACAACTTAGTGCGTCAAAATGGTGAATGGCGAATTCAAACTATGAAGGTGCTGAAATAGCAATTCTAGCGATTAGCAATTGGCATTTAGCGATTAGGATTGTAACTTGTGGGGTTAGGGTTTAGCTTCACTTCTCTGTTTACACTCGCACATCGCTCAAATAGCTAGCGGCTAACAGCTAATAGCTAATAGCTCTATATGACAGAAACTTTATTTCATGCTTACCTGCCCCTGATTGTGTGGACTAGTTTGGGGCTAATAGTGCTTCGCCTAGTACCGGAGACTTTACCCCACTGGTTGGGTCGCGGTCTCTACTGGGTGGGAATTCCTTTGGAAATCCTGGCTTTGGCGCGTCAAACCAATTTTTCAGAGCCAGCGGGATTGGCTCCAGGGATTACCTTAGCGGCGATTGGCAGTGGGGTGGCGATCGCTTATTTGTGTTTAGTTGGCTTGCAGCAGTTTGCCGCGCGATCGACAAATGCCAACATCTCTGGATTTTTATCTCAGCCGTGGAACAAGCCATCTTACCAAGGCAGTTTTATTCTAGCTGCGGCGCTAGGAAATACGGGTTTTGTCGGATTGAGCATCGTCCCTACCTTTATCGATCCAGAGTACTTGAGCTGGATTGTGTTTTTCAGCATCACTCATAACATTGTTGGTGCTTATGGGTTTGGGGTACTGATTGCTAGTTATTTCGGTCGCTCCGAACAATCTCATCACTGGTGGATTCATCTGAGAGATGTTTTAACCGTACCGATTCTTTGGGCGTTTGCGATCGGTTATTTCACTCAAGATGTGGCGCTTCCACGTATCGTTGAGTCAGGCTTGCAGGGATCGATTGATGTTGTGATTTCCTGCGCTTTTCTATTAATTGGGATGCGGCTGTCTCAATTACCAGGCTGGAAAAGCTTTCAACAAGGGATCGTTCCAGCTGTAGTGCGAGTCATCGTTATCCCCGGGTTGGTGGGTGTGGCAACAACTTTTGTATTGGGGTTATCGGGCGATCGCCGTTTGGCAATGGTGTTGATGTCTGGCGTTCCAACTGCTTTTGCCGGACTGATTTTTGCTGAAGAGTACGAACTCGACCGGACGACGATCGCCAGCAGTATTATTCTTTCTACTATTCTCTATCTTCTCGTTCTGCCTTTGTGGTTGTATGTGTTTGGGAATTAGGAACTCGATTGCGTACATGACGTTTGTAGGGTCACGCGCTCTAAATTATTCTGAAACAGTTTCTTCCTGCAATACTCCTAGCACTCGCGCAATATACTCGCTCCGCCATTGTTCCCGCGCCTGCACTACTGGTTCCTCTGGCTGATATGCTTCAATCTCTGCCAGTGATATAACTTCTTTCGTCGCCAGTAAACGTTCTACAGTATCGAGACGTTCCCGCAAGACAGACACCTCACCTGTTAACGCGACGATCGCGGACAGTAATTTATCGAGTTGCGGCTCGTCAAAGTAAACGGGGCGTTTGCCCTTGGCTTTTTTCATCCCCATGACTTCCTCCACTTACTTAGTAGCAGCAACAATAAACCAGCTACCTCGACTACCTCCTCCTTGTTGGGAATTGTCAGCCGCAGTTTTCCAAGCACCATTGGGAACGAAGGTTTGGATGACTCGATCTGCTGCAAATCCAGCTTCAGTCATAACGGCTGTCAAGTCTAACTCCCGCATGGCACTCCAAAAAGGTTCGTTGTTGTTAGCTGTTTCCCAGTCGTACATGAAAGCGCTAAAGGCATCCATGTGGCTGTATAAGGGTGCTTCTACGTGGATCGTCATTCCCCCAGGAGCTAACAGGCGATCGCATTCTCGCATCACGTTACGGATGGCTGGAAGGGGAATTTCATGCAGCAGGATATGAGAAACAATCAGGTCAAAGGAAGCAGCTTCAAAGTGAGTCCGTTCGGCATTTTGTTGAGAAAAATGGACTCGTTTGCCTAAAGCTTCTGCCCTAGCGTGAGCGTAGCGTAGCATTGGTGCGCCAATATCGATCGCGTAGACTTCGGCTTCTGGATAAGCATCGACATAGGGTAAAGTACTGTGACCGACAGAACAACCCAAATCGAGAATTTTTGTGGGTCGAAAGTCGGGATATTTTGGTTTCAGGTAGTTGTTGACAATTGACAAGCCCATATCATCGTTGAGCGGACCTAACCATCCTGCACCGTAAATATAAACACCGCGATCGTAGGTCGCCCCAGCCGCCAAATCGTCTGCTGTGTATTCGCTGTGATAGCTACCAGGCATACAGTGGATATCGACAGCAGTTTGGTAAACAGGAATTTTGAAATCGGGGTCGAGGGTCAGCGTACCTAATTGGCGATCGCTCTGTTTTGCCCGTTCGATCAGTTCTGGTAGTTGTCGTTCTACACTGGTATTGACCGCATCCCACAACATTTCCTGGTTGATGCGCCGCAAGGCACTCCACCAACGATAATGAGGGTGTCGTTGCATAGCGGTGCGGATTTCGTGGCGGTTTTGAGGCGATCGCTGGTGTTCTCGTTCAAATTGGGGTTTGACAACTTGCTCGTATACTCTTTTATTGCCAGGGCTGAGATTTTTAACGATGTGCAGTTTCAGGCTTTTTACAAAGTTTTGTCGTGCCAACTCATCATGAGTGGCTTGCGGTAGCATCGAGTGTTGGAATTGCCGATCCATGTTTCCACCTCTTGAATAAGTCAAAAGTCAGAAGTCAAAAGTCAATAGTTCTGCGATTCTCCGATCTGCTTGCAAAGGGGGCAATTTGGATTGACGTATAGCGATTTTACAGGCATATCATAAAGATCTACCTGCTCGATGGCAGTGTTTTCGGAAAGTATTGCTAATTGCTAATTGTTAGTTGCTAATCGCCAATCATTTTTAGGTACTTAGCAACGGTTTGTACGTCTTTGTCACCGCGTCCCGAGCAGTTAATGACAATGCGGGGGCTACCTTCTAGTTGCGGACAAAGGATGTCGAGATAGGCGATCGCGTGGGCGGTTTCTAGAGCGGGAATAATCCCTTCTAACTGCGAGAGACGCTGCAATCCTGCGATCGCTTCCTCATCGGTAATGCTGTAATATTCTGCCCTACCAATCTCTTTTAAAAAAGAATGCTCTGGACCCACACCAGGATAATCTAGTCCCGCACTGATCGAGTGTGCCTCAATCACCTGTCCGTCTTC
This genomic window contains:
- a CDS encoding aldose epimerase family protein, with protein sequence MFEITQHQKQYQTYVLTDASTDSLLEVVPERGGIITRWRVQGREILYLDAERFARPEMSIRGGIPILFPICGNLPDNTYTYQGQQYTLKQHGFARDLPWEVTNSQTNNDSASLTLVLNSNEQTRTVYPFDFQVEFTYEFKGNWLGIWQRFVNRSSAPMPFSTGLHPYFQVSDKTDLKFEIPATQFQNQITKEMHAFSGNFDFELEELDLAFRPLSNQKATVSDNAQRLQLTWSSNYYGTLVFWTIKGKDYYCLEPWTAPRNALNTGTDLIYIEPGGEAQTWVNLDITST
- a CDS encoding class I SAM-dependent methyltransferase; the encoded protein is MTYSRGGNMDRQFQHSMLPQATHDELARQNFVKSLKLHIVKNLSPGNKRVYEQVVKPQFEREHQRSPQNRHEIRTAMQRHPHYRWWSALRRINQEMLWDAVNTSVERQLPELIERAKQSDRQLGTLTLDPDFKIPVYQTAVDIHCMPGSYHSEYTADDLAAGATYDRGVYIYGAGWLGPLNDDMGLSIVNNYLKPKYPDFRPTKILDLGCSVGHSTLPYVDAYPEAEVYAIDIGAPMLRYAHARAEALGKRVHFSQQNAERTHFEAASFDLIVSHILLHEIPLPAIRNVMRECDRLLAPGGMTIHVEAPLYSHMDAFSAFMYDWETANNNEPFWSAMRELDLTAVMTEAGFAADRVIQTFVPNGAWKTAADNSQQGGGSRGSWFIVAATK
- a CDS encoding IMS domain-containing protein, whose amino-acid sequence is MRVPLDYYRILGLPPNFFQPMSAEQLQQAYRDRTAQLPQREYSLTAIEIRNQLISLAYRVLSDPQQRQRYDAEYRASADELANSGVMNGAADGEFDEELNAPSEGFERNFELEPETDRLSIEIIDELLIGALIILQDAGECELVLNLGQSFLSNSDLEADSDAQSDRPDIVLAVALAYLQQGREQWQNDRYENAAVSLQAGYSLLEQERLFPDTAAEIAADLEKLRPYRILELVSQPESHIAERQRGLQLLQDILRDRQGIEGTGNDGSGLSIEDFLGFIQQLRDYLTAAEQQSLFEAESQRPSAVATYLAVYASIAKGFAARMPALIHQAKILLLRLGKRQDLYLEQAICSLLLGQTVEATEALQHSQEQEPLAVIRKNSQGAPDLLPGLCLYSETWLQTEVFPHFRDLATRTASLKDYFADPGVQEYLEALPSQPDYAIAEYQFVAPADRATDSNEQVAARNGQRQIAASAVTSRGAGELGGRGDENSSPGTVAVLSNPEPVTASSSVTQATSGVEKATPPRQRRNSKNRPPQRGSYGNGKDRRSGALGFGSLKIGRLAILLGGGTLGLAILWFLSSQIFALFHRTATPPAATPPIVQQPPVVSERLVVELNQPPVAIPRPQPKPAAPKPLNRDTAAPVVQAWLAAKAAAFGSEHATDKLKQILVEPALSQWQKRVQDDLLNRRVRQYKHSLQVNGVRNDPKNSDRAQIEATVVEVAQIYERNRLNRAASYNEKLRVQYNLVRQNGEWRIQTMKVLK
- a CDS encoding Tic22 family protein → MKSVIKSVIRWSATLGVVGSTIIGTTTMGALEVLALPEQQILQKLGPVPMFTITDNKGAPLVASVPDQKDKSGVAGVFINRQDAQAFIDRLKQKNPELAKNVRVVPVSLAEVYKLEQTNKKKPNSPNFAFVPGQQQVDAAKTLLQQSGQKPEQFKGTPLFVAKAGKEKGYLTIKQADQQVIPFFFNKTELQAMLERFKKQKPDLASTIEIQVVNLEGVLQAMQTRNDQGLSQIVLVPPKESIDFVRSLQPAAPNQPAKKP
- the pdhA gene encoding pyruvate dehydrogenase (acetyl-transferring) E1 component subunit alpha, coding for MVQERTLPVFHAATAQITREQGLVLYEDMVLGRMFEDKCAEMYYRGKMFGFVHLYNGQEAVSSGVIQAMRPGEDYVCSTYRDHVHALSAGVPAKEVLAELFGKATGCSKGRGGSMHMFSAEHRLLGGYAFVAEGIPVAAGAAFQSKYRREALGDATADQVTACFFGDGACNNGQFYETLNMAALWKLPILFVVENNKWAIGMAHERATSQPEIYKKASVFGMEGVEVDGMDVLAVHAVAREAVARARAGEGPTLIEALTYRFRGHSLADPDELRTKTEKEFWFARDPITRLAAYLVEQNLVQQEELKAIDRKIQQTIDEAVQFAESSPEPDPSELYRFIFAEDE
- a CDS encoding AEC family transporter; amino-acid sequence: MTETLFHAYLPLIVWTSLGLIVLRLVPETLPHWLGRGLYWVGIPLEILALARQTNFSEPAGLAPGITLAAIGSGVAIAYLCLVGLQQFAARSTNANISGFLSQPWNKPSYQGSFILAAALGNTGFVGLSIVPTFIDPEYLSWIVFFSITHNIVGAYGFGVLIASYFGRSEQSHHWWIHLRDVLTVPILWAFAIGYFTQDVALPRIVESGLQGSIDVVISCAFLLIGMRLSQLPGWKSFQQGIVPAVVRVIVIPGLVGVATTFVLGLSGDRRLAMVLMSGVPTAFAGLIFAEEYELDRTTIASSIILSTILYLLVLPLWLYVFGN
- the prmC gene encoding peptide chain release factor N(5)-glutamine methyltransferase; the encoded protein is MNTSGLELWQWRQQAAIDAIAADVSPTELDWLLQEIAGLDPLSLRLELYKHQPQIQLKLPLAELNRLWQKRLQERLPVQYIARTTPWRDFKLAVSPAVLIPRPETEILIDLAVEAVHKSSVTGLERGDWVDLGTGSGAIAIGLAAVFPGAEVHAVDRSSSALVIAQSNAQNLGYSDRLKFYLGNWWEPLEFLQGQVCGMVSNPPYIPSDLVPQLQPEVANHEPHSALDGGADGLDCIRHLVATAPNYLRSGGVWLIEMMAGQATTVSELLQQQGSYINIQIYADLAGIERFALAYRR